Genomic DNA from Bacillota bacterium:
TTGCGCTGTGGATAGTGCTCGGTGCGTTCATCTGGGTGACCAGTCGCCTTGCCCGACGCGGGATGCTCCGCGGATATCGGGGTCGCAACAGCGTGCGCCGTTCGGGTATCATGAGGTGGGGGGATTGAACGATGTCTGATTGGCAGAGCAAACAGGAGCGTTTGATTGCCATTCTGCGAGAGATGGGCAGCGTGGCTGTAGGCTACTCGGGTGGTGTGGATAGCACCTACCTGATGCATATCGCACATGAAGCACTGGGCGATAGAGCCCTGGCAGTCATCGGCGACTCGGAGGCGTTTCCCGCAGGCGAGATCGAAGAGGCGCGAAACCTGGCGGAGTCGCGCGGCTGGCGATACGTGGTGGTGCGCACGCATGAGCTGAGCAACCCGCACTTTCGAGTGAACAACCCCGACCGCTGTTACCACTGCAAGACCGAGCTGTTCGGGGTGATAAGGCGGGTAGCGGACGAACACGGCATCCAGTGGGTGGCAGATGGTTCGCACGCGGGCGATGAGGGCGATTACCGTCCCGGAAAGCGCGCCGCGGCAGAGAGGGGAGTGCGCAGCCCCCTGCGCGAAGCGGGCTTCACGAAAGAGGACATTCGTCAGGCGGCACAGGCGGCGGGTTTACCCAACTGGGATAAGCCTTCGTTTGCGTGCCTTTCCTCACGATTTCCATACGGTACGGTCATCACACCGGAGCTGCTCGCACAGGTGGACGCTGCAGAGCGATGCCTGCGCGAGCTGGGTTTCCGACAGTTTCGGGTACGCCACCACGATACGATTGCACGCATTGAGGTGGAGAAAGCAGAGCTGGCGCGTGTGGTAGAGCTGGCAGACATCATCGTGCCGCGTTTCAAGGAGATCGGCTATCTGTATGTGACACTGGATCTGGCGGGCTATCGCACCGGCAGCCTGAACGAGCCGCTTCGTAAAGCGGGGCTCATCCGCACCGATTCGATCGAGGTAGCAACGCATGGACGTTAAAGCCTTAGAGCAGCTGTTGCAGGCGGTGCGCGAGGGTAGCCTCTCGGTACAGGATGCTTTACAGCAGCTCCGTGCCCTGCCTTATGAAAACTTGGAGTTTGCCCGCATCGACACCCATCGGGCACTGCGCGTCGGCTTCCCTGAGGTGGTGTTCTGTCAGGGAAAGACGCCAGATCAGGTGGTGGCGATACTGGAAAGGCTGGGCAACCGCCATCGAAAAGTCTTAGCCACCCGTGCTTCTCCCGAGCTGGCGTCGATGGTGACGGAGCGCATTCCACGCGCACGCTATCATGAGACGGCGCGTATTCTGGTGGTGGGTGAGAGCGAGCCAGAGAGCGAGATACCCCAGGACCGTTATGTGCTGGTCGTGGCGGCAGGGACATCCGACTTGCCTGTGGCGGAAGAGGCAGCGGTCACCGCACTGGAGATGGGCAGTCGGGTGGAACGGCTGTACGACGTGGGGGTAGCAGGCTTACACCGGCTGCTATCGCAATCCGAGAAGCTGTTCGCAGCCAACGTGCTGGTGGTAGTCGCCGGCATGGAGGGGGCTTTGCCCAGCGTGGTGGGTGGTCTGGTCAGCCGACCCGTCATTGCCGTGCCGACCAGCGTGGGTTACGGGGCGCACTTTGGCGGGCTCGCGCCGCTGTTGACCATGCTGAACTCCTGTGCGCCCGGCGTGGCAGTGGTGAACATCGATAACGGCTTCGGGGCGGGCTATCTGGCGCATATGATTAACTGCGGGTAGTACGAGTTTTTCGGAAAAAATCTCCCTTGAACCCTTGACAACCGTGTAGAAAAGGTGTATCATCTATTCGAAACGTTTCGCGAAACGTTTCGGAAAGTGAACGATGCCTGCGACTATTCGCGACATAGCCAAAAGACTGGGGATCTCCGTCTCCACGGTGTCCTATGCGCTGAACGGCGGTCCGCGCCCTGTGCCGGAGGAGATACGCCTGAAGGTGCTGGAGGTGGCGCGTGAGCTGGACTACCGCCCGAACCGTCTTGCTCGTTCGATGGTCACCGGCAAAACCGAGACCATCGCCGTTGTGCCGCCAGTGGTGACGCGCAACATGCTGCGCTCTCCCTACATCCACGCGATGCTATCCAGCATTGCCGACGCGGTCGG
This window encodes:
- the larB gene encoding nickel pincer cofactor biosynthesis protein LarB, with protein sequence MDVKALEQLLQAVREGSLSVQDALQQLRALPYENLEFARIDTHRALRVGFPEVVFCQGKTPDQVVAILERLGNRHRKVLATRASPELASMVTERIPRARYHETARILVVGESEPESEIPQDRYVLVVAAGTSDLPVAEEAAVTALEMGSRVERLYDVGVAGLHRLLSQSEKLFAANVLVVVAGMEGALPSVVGGLVSRPVIAVPTSVGYGAHFGGLAPLLTMLNSCAPGVAVVNIDNGFGAGYLAHMINCG
- the larE gene encoding ATP-dependent sacrificial sulfur transferase LarE, coding for MSDWQSKQERLIAILREMGSVAVGYSGGVDSTYLMHIAHEALGDRALAVIGDSEAFPAGEIEEARNLAESRGWRYVVVRTHELSNPHFRVNNPDRCYHCKTELFGVIRRVADEHGIQWVADGSHAGDEGDYRPGKRAAAERGVRSPLREAGFTKEDIRQAAQAAGLPNWDKPSFACLSSRFPYGTVITPELLAQVDAAERCLRELGFRQFRVRHHDTIARIEVEKAELARVVELADIIVPRFKEIGYLYVTLDLAGYRTGSLNEPLRKAGLIRTDSIEVATHGR